AATGGAAACTACTCCCTCTCGCTGGAAGATGCCAACGTAACCCTGGTTTTTAGTTTTGTGGGTTACGAGTCGCAGGAACACAGGGCGGGGAATTCAAATGAAATCAATATCAGTCTTAAAACAGACCAGAAATCTCTGGAAGAAGTACTGGTGGTGGGTTATGGTACGGTAAAGAAAAGTGATCTGACCGGATCCGTTTCATCCGTGAAGTCTGCTGAACTCACCGCCTATCCTGCGTTGGGGACGGTGCAGGCGCTGCAGGGACGTGCTGCCGGTGTTCAGATCCAGTCCAACAATGGTGAGCCGGGTTCATCTTTTAAGGTACGTATCCGGGGAGGTACTTCCATTAATGCCAGCAGCGATCCTATTTATGTGGTGGACGGTTTCGTGGGCGGTGCTTTGCCCCCTCCGGAAGATATTGAATCTATTGAAGTGTTGAAAGATGCTTCTGCAACAGCCATTTACGGGTCCAGAGGCGCCAATGGGGTGATCATGGTAACCACTAAAAAGGGGCAGTCGGGCAAACCCAGAATTGACTTCAATACCTCGTTCTCGTCTCAGACCGAAATCAACAGGCTCAAGCTGCTGAACGCTGAGCAGTTCCTTGCATACGTAAAAGAAGCGCGACCAAATATTGTATCTGCAGGTGCAGATACCGACTGGCAGGATCTGATCCTGCGCAAAGGAGGTATTCAGAATCACCAGCTTTCGATCTCCGGCGGTAGTGATGCGGTAAAATACTATGTATCAGGAGCGTATTACGACCAGAAAGGTATCATTCTAAATTCCGGATACAAACGTTATTCCGTAACCAGCAATATTGATATCCAGGCGGCAAAAAGATTAAAAGTAGGGCTTAATCTTTTCGCTCAGCGCATCTCCCGTCAGCAGTCAAAAACGCAGGAAGGCTCCGGCGGACTGACACCCGGAGTCATTGCATCGGCGTTTAAATTTGAGCCCGACCAGCCCATCATGGATGCCAACGGAAGATTTACCGTGGCCAGGCTGAACGACCCGATCGACAACCCCTATGCCATTGCGACACAACTTCAGAATGAATCGTTAAACGACCGGATACAAGGGAACCTTTATGCCGAATATGATATCCTGAAAGGCCTCAAATTCAGGACTACCCTGGGTGCTACCACCAACAGCGGACGGGCCGGTACCTTCACGCCAACAACCCTGAACGACGGCCGGAATGTGGGCGGCAGGGCTTCTGTTAACGGGTCAAAAAGTACCTTGCTGCTGAATGAAAACTACCTGACGTACAGTACCAAAATAGATGCTTTCCATGATCTTTCCGCTATGGTGGGTTATTCGCAACAAACATCCTCCAGCGAGGCCTGGGGCGGAACAGGCCAGTCGTTTATTACTGATGCGGTTTCTTATTGGAACCTGGGCGGTTCGTCGGTATGGCAAAGTCCTACTTCCGGTCTGACGGAGTGGCAGCTGGCTTCCTACTATGCAAGAGTAACGTACGCATTTGCAGATCGTTATCTGTTTACCGGTAATATCCGCCGCGATGGATCATCCAATTTCAGCAAAAACCATAAGTGGGCCATGTTCCCATCTGGTGCTTTTGCCTGGAAAATGTCAAGCGAACCTTTTATGGCGAATGTAAGGGCCATTAATCAATGGAAATGGAGAGTGAGTTACGGCTTAACGGGTAACCAGGCCATTGCGCCTTACCAGACCATGGCCAGGTTCTCCAATGTATACACCATTATTAATGGGGTTCCTGTAAACGCTGTGAGGCCTACCACCATTGCAAACGACGACCTCACCTGGGAAACCACAGCGCAGTTTGACGTGGGTACAGACGTAAGTCTTTTTAATAACCGTCTGAACCTGATGGTGGATTACTACCGTCGGGTTACCAAAGACCTGCTTTTCAGCGTACAGCTTCCGCAATATTCAGGATATACCAATCAGCTGCAGAACATCGGTTCGGTGGAGAACAAAGGATTTGAGATCACAGTCAATACCCGTAACCTGGTGGGTGCCCTGAAATGGAGCACGGATATCAACCTGTCTGTGAACAGAAACAAGGTACTTACCTTGCCGGGAGGCACCGATATCCTTTACGGTTCGGCACCAGGACACATGGTTGGGCTGGGGCAGACACAGATCTTACGTGAGGGCTATCCGGTAGGAAGTTTTTACGGATGGATCTATGACGGCGTTTACCAGCAGGGAGATACTTTCATTCCGGGTGGAGGATTTGAAGTGGCAGCAGGCGGAGAGAAGTTCAGGGATATTAATGGTAAAAAAGACAGCAATGGCAAACTAACCGGGGAGCCCGACGGACAGCTCAACAGCGACGACCGTACCATCATCGGCAATCCGCATCCAAAGTTCACCTGGGGTATGAACAATGATTTCAGCTGGAAGGGTCTGGACCTCAACGTTTTCTTCCAGGCTTCCCAGGGGAATGATATGCTGAGTTATACGCTCATGGAACTTAACCTGCTTTCGGGGATCAACAATGCTACCACGGATGCATTGAACCGCTGGTCTCCAACCAATACCAATACGGATGTTCCCAAAGCATTGACAGGACGTACCCGAAGGGTTTCCACACGCTGGATTTCAGATGGAAGTTTTGTCCGGTTAAAAAACCTTGCACTCGGGTACAATTTGCCAAAACCGGTTCTGGATAAACTGAAACTTACCAAGCTCAGAGTATACGTAAGTGCCCAGAACATCCTGACGTTCACCAAATACAAGGGTTATGATCCCGAAGTAAATTATTCGTCGGATGGTAATACCGAAAGTAATACCAATCTGGGGTTGGACTACGCCAGTTATCCCAACGCCAAGTCGTATACGGTTGGTTTGAACATCGGTTTCTAGCATTTCAAAATCCTTAAACAAGAGACAAAATGAAGTACCCTATAAAAAAATTATTTCTCCTCTCTTTCGCAGCCATTATGCTGGGCTGTGTTGATCTGGACGAAAAGCCTGTCGGATTATTGGCACCCGAATCCATGTTCCGCTCCAAGCAGGACGTTCAGACAGCTATTTTCGGTGCTTATGGCTGGATCGCCACAGAAAGGCTTTATGGCAGGCAATTCGTTTCCGCACTGATGCTGCGGAGTGATATGGAAGACATCGGTGACCGCGGTACACCCGCAGAAAGACAGCAGGTCAACGATTTTAGTATGGATGATAACAACAACATGGTCATTCAGTTCTGGCCAACGTGGTACCAGGTCATCAGTGCCGCCAATGCGGCAATTGCCGGAGCGGAAGCTTTGAAACTACCCGAAAATGAGATCAACCCGCTCATCGCAGAGGCTCGTTTTGTAAGGGCATTCAGTTATTTTCACCTGGTGCAGGTTTTTGGAGATATCCCTTATATCGACTATTTCATCAGTAATCCGAATACGGTAAAAGAGATTTCCAAAACACCCGCGGCAACGGTTTATACAGGCATCATGGCCGACCTGGAATTTGCCAAACAATGGCTGCCGGAA
This portion of the Dyadobacter sp. CECT 9275 genome encodes:
- a CDS encoding SusC/RagA family TonB-linked outer membrane protein, which produces MKIPLQFNRQLLILMRIGLAQLVLSVWFMGTATAVDVRAQELLNKKISVQAQNQDVKAVLHLIEKQVGVRFIFSSKLIQSNRKITILKSNQELSKVLEDFLVPLGLMYEVSGKNIVIKPSAQIPETQPGTSLKTTLWQAAEIVIKGKVTDADTKEALPGVNILVKGTQTGTSTDANGNYSLSLEDANVTLVFSFVGYESQEHRAGNSNEINISLKTDQKSLEEVLVVGYGTVKKSDLTGSVSSVKSAELTAYPALGTVQALQGRAAGVQIQSNNGEPGSSFKVRIRGGTSINASSDPIYVVDGFVGGALPPPEDIESIEVLKDASATAIYGSRGANGVIMVTTKKGQSGKPRIDFNTSFSSQTEINRLKLLNAEQFLAYVKEARPNIVSAGADTDWQDLILRKGGIQNHQLSISGGSDAVKYYVSGAYYDQKGIILNSGYKRYSVTSNIDIQAAKRLKVGLNLFAQRISRQQSKTQEGSGGLTPGVIASAFKFEPDQPIMDANGRFTVARLNDPIDNPYAIATQLQNESLNDRIQGNLYAEYDILKGLKFRTTLGATTNSGRAGTFTPTTLNDGRNVGGRASVNGSKSTLLLNENYLTYSTKIDAFHDLSAMVGYSQQTSSSEAWGGTGQSFITDAVSYWNLGGSSVWQSPTSGLTEWQLASYYARVTYAFADRYLFTGNIRRDGSSNFSKNHKWAMFPSGAFAWKMSSEPFMANVRAINQWKWRVSYGLTGNQAIAPYQTMARFSNVYTIINGVPVNAVRPTTIANDDLTWETTAQFDVGTDVSLFNNRLNLMVDYYRRVTKDLLFSVQLPQYSGYTNQLQNIGSVENKGFEITVNTRNLVGALKWSTDINLSVNRNKVLTLPGGTDILYGSAPGHMVGLGQTQILREGYPVGSFYGWIYDGVYQQGDTFIPGGGFEVAAGGEKFRDINGKKDSNGKLTGEPDGQLNSDDRTIIGNPHPKFTWGMNNDFSWKGLDLNVFFQASQGNDMLSYTLMELNLLSGINNATTDALNRWSPTNTNTDVPKALTGRTRRVSTRWISDGSFVRLKNLALGYNLPKPVLDKLKLTKLRVYVSAQNILTFTKYKGYDPEVNYSSDGNTESNTNLGLDYASYPNAKSYTVGLNIGF